One Chitinophagaceae bacterium C216 genomic window carries:
- the nagA_3 gene encoding N-acetylglucosamine-6-phosphate deacetylase → MSGTLKIYNGTLICPHRCIKEGTLIIKDGKIVELGSKNVEVEADALQIDAQGNFIAPGFIDIHVHGGGGCDFMDGEIDDFLTIAETHARYGTTAMTPTTLTSEKEGLVKVLSNYEKASVKNLKGARFLGMHLEGPYFSLNQRGAQDPKFIRNPDPKEYKEIIERFGKSIARWSAAPELPGALAFGRYLRDHGILAAFAHTDADYDAIVAAFENGYTLATHFYSAMSGVFRKNAYRYAGVIESTYLIDEIDVEVIADGRHLPAALLKLVYKIKGPDRIALITDAMRGAATTASETILGDKKNGITVIIEDEVAQLPDRSAFAGSIATTNRLVKNMVHMAEIPLVEAVRMQTYTPARIMGWERLKGSLAVGKDADVVVFDNNVDVRYTIVEGKLVYQKV, encoded by the coding sequence AATGGCACATTGATCTGTCCGCATCGATGTATTAAAGAAGGCACACTTATCATTAAAGATGGGAAGATTGTAGAACTCGGATCGAAAAATGTGGAAGTGGAGGCCGATGCTTTGCAGATAGATGCGCAGGGAAATTTTATTGCTCCTGGTTTTATTGACATTCATGTGCATGGGGGTGGTGGGTGTGATTTTATGGATGGCGAAATCGATGATTTTCTTACGATAGCCGAAACACATGCTCGATACGGAACAACGGCGATGACGCCCACTACTTTGACGAGTGAGAAAGAAGGATTGGTGAAGGTGCTATCTAATTATGAAAAAGCTTCTGTGAAAAATCTCAAAGGTGCTCGGTTCTTGGGCATGCATTTGGAAGGGCCATATTTTTCATTGAATCAGCGAGGGGCGCAGGATCCGAAATTTATACGGAATCCCGATCCAAAAGAATACAAAGAAATTATCGAGAGATTTGGAAAATCTATTGCCCGATGGAGTGCCGCGCCCGAACTGCCTGGCGCCTTAGCGTTTGGAAGATATTTGAGAGATCATGGTATATTAGCTGCCTTTGCTCATACCGATGCAGATTATGATGCAATAGTAGCTGCTTTTGAAAATGGATATACGCTGGCCACCCATTTTTATTCGGCAATGTCTGGTGTATTTCGAAAAAACGCTTATCGTTATGCCGGAGTGATTGAGAGTACTTATCTCATTGATGAAATTGATGTAGAGGTGATTGCCGACGGAAGACACCTACCAGCAGCATTACTGAAGTTGGTTTATAAAATTAAAGGTCCAGATCGAATCGCTTTAATTACCGATGCCATGCGTGGGGCAGCAACAACAGCGTCTGAAACTATTTTGGGGGATAAGAAAAATGGAATTACAGTGATAATTGAAGACGAGGTGGCCCAATTACCTGACCGCTCAGCATTTGCAGGTAGTATAGCAACTACCAATCGGTTGGTTAAAAATATGGTACATATGGCTGAGATTCCTCTTGTCGAAGCTGTGAGAATGCAAACCTACACTCCTGCTCGAATTATGGGCTGGGAGCGTCTGAAAGGATCTCTTGCAGTAGGCAAGGATGCTGATGTTGTCGTGTTTGACAATAATGTAGATGTAAGGTATACAATTGTAGAAGGAAAATTAGTTTATCAAAAAGTATAA
- the nagK gene encoding N-acetyl-D-glucosamine kinase — protein MNHWVLGIDIGGTHISCCIVDILNNRILEESFIREDVRANDTADAILEDWLRAIRKSLSYFPATAAIGVAMPGPFDYENGVSLIKGLQKYEALYGLNIKKMLSIALDIPTANIQFLNDASCYLLGEIHFGAAKGETNVVGITLGTGLGSGQYHQERLIEGDLWCTPFKSATAEDYMAARWLINEYHSRTGTWLQGVKDLALIHDPLVDAIFQIYGQHLAQIILQRYHDNLPEVVVVGGNIAKAWDRFMPHAQHYLQEQGHNIRCIPALLGERAALLGAASCFKR, from the coding sequence ATGAATCATTGGGTTTTAGGTATAGATATCGGAGGAACACATATCAGTTGCTGTATTGTGGATATACTCAATAACCGTATTCTAGAAGAAAGCTTTATAAGAGAAGATGTCAGGGCTAATGATACCGCTGATGCTATACTAGAAGACTGGTTGAGAGCTATACGAAAATCGCTGTCTTACTTTCCTGCAACTGCAGCCATTGGTGTAGCAATGCCGGGGCCATTCGATTATGAAAATGGTGTGAGCCTAATTAAAGGATTGCAGAAATATGAAGCACTGTACGGTTTAAACATCAAAAAAATGCTATCTATAGCATTGGACATTCCTACTGCTAATATTCAATTTCTTAACGATGCTAGTTGTTATCTGCTCGGAGAAATACATTTCGGAGCAGCCAAAGGCGAAACCAATGTGGTGGGCATCACTTTGGGGACCGGCCTGGGAAGTGGCCAATATCATCAGGAACGGCTTATAGAAGGCGATTTATGGTGTACGCCTTTTAAATCGGCAACAGCAGAAGATTATATGGCTGCCCGCTGGCTCATTAATGAATATCACTCCCGCACAGGCACCTGGCTTCAGGGAGTAAAAGACTTAGCCCTGATTCATGATCCTCTAGTAGATGCAATTTTTCAAATATATGGACAGCATCTTGCACAAATCATTCTACAACGCTATCACGACAATTTGCCGGAAGTGGTAGTTGTAGGAGGAAATATTGCAAAAGCCTGGGACAGGTTTATGCCACATGCGCAGCATTATTTGCAGGAACAAGGACATAATATTCGATGTATACCAGCACTTCTTGGCGAACGAGCAGCACTACTAGGAGCTGCATCTTGTTTCAAAAGATGA
- a CDS encoding TonB-dependent receptor P3 — protein MKNRTNKGLLAKLLPYLIGLWPVCVSAQNDILKGTVVSDEGLPIEGATVQWKHQNDAVRTNTAGAFEITYQPGEHTLMVSHVGYVTSEQSVSSNKPLIIRLMRNQNELSEVVVVAYGQMRKSDLTGAVASVKSEELRAVPTTSFDQALQGRAAGVEVTQMSGKPGAETSIRIRGTSSITAGNEPLYVVDGLLINSDGGDISAGGTRGPRISPLASLNPADIESIEILKDASATAMYGSRGTNGVVLITTKRGKAGKGTVQLDASQTLQSLARKVEVLNGSEFAFLVNEAKLNANQTPVYVNPANITEYTDWQDALYRDAWMGNYQVSFSGGDAKSRFNISGGYFNQDGIVISSDFKRYSFRVNAERDITERLKTGVYFTYSNINTTGVLTNAGQIVPGVTYSALLYNPILPIYDPNTPGGYQFENDRGKVLGNPIAEAKEYVSVTKLNRLMGNTFAQYAFTKDLIFRTSFGIDYFNNQENSFGPNFLKRTQASNGEISLGKTTGNTWLNENTLTYNKAFANNHRMNAVVGFTAQRFLTEKLFVYAFDLPSNHTGYHNIGSALKPQKPSNTESSWSMLSYLGRVNYTINDKYLFTLTGRVDGSSKFAKGNQYGFFPSGAFAWRISREKFMLDQNTIDDLKLRLSYGVIGNQAIPPYQSLALIGPFGEGVFNSPSGVEVYTGNEPTSYVYRKIKWETTRQFDLGIDLSMLKNRITLTADYYKKKTNDLLLTTPIPLTSGFATSMLNIGNIDNWGLELDLRTINIQKKLTWTSAVNFAMNRNTITKLNDDNDIYLLGALVLREGQSIGTFYGYKFAGIFQSDEEAANSPVLVGQEPTSPNPASRARAGDRKYHDLNNDGKIDENDRTILGTAVPKFTMGLSNTLQYKNFDLSIFVHGSYGNKLANFNNLDLLNFTGQHNVLREAALNRWTPTNPSNKYPRALAAGSMDQGLISDVIIEDASFIRVRNISLGYRLPTNLLKKIKVQQLKVYFSGSNLFTFTKYTGFDPEANTYGQSTTLIGIDQGGYPQAKMLQFGINATF, from the coding sequence ATGAAAAATCGTACCAACAAGGGATTGCTTGCCAAATTGCTCCCTTATCTAATCGGATTATGGCCCGTATGCGTGTCGGCGCAAAACGACATTCTCAAAGGCACCGTTGTTTCGGATGAAGGACTGCCTATAGAAGGGGCCACTGTTCAATGGAAACATCAAAATGATGCTGTAAGAACCAATACAGCAGGCGCATTTGAAATCACTTATCAGCCCGGAGAACATACGCTGATGGTAAGTCATGTGGGGTATGTAACATCCGAACAGAGCGTAAGCTCTAATAAACCCCTTATCATCCGGCTGATGCGCAACCAAAATGAATTGTCGGAAGTAGTGGTGGTGGCCTATGGTCAGATGCGAAAAAGTGATCTGACAGGAGCCGTAGCTTCGGTAAAGAGTGAAGAACTGCGGGCTGTACCTACCACCAGTTTTGATCAGGCTTTGCAGGGAAGAGCTGCCGGTGTAGAAGTAACGCAAATGTCGGGGAAACCCGGCGCGGAAACATCCATCCGAATTCGAGGTACCAGCTCTATTACTGCAGGCAATGAACCGCTGTATGTTGTAGACGGCTTGCTCATTAATAGTGATGGTGGAGACATCAGCGCAGGAGGCACTCGCGGGCCTCGTATCTCGCCACTAGCCTCTCTCAATCCCGCAGATATCGAATCTATCGAAATTCTGAAGGACGCCTCCGCTACTGCCATGTATGGCTCCAGAGGTACCAACGGTGTGGTATTGATTACTACCAAGCGTGGTAAGGCAGGAAAAGGAACTGTTCAGTTAGATGCTTCGCAAACTTTGCAAAGTTTGGCACGCAAAGTAGAAGTACTCAATGGAAGCGAGTTTGCGTTTCTGGTAAATGAGGCAAAACTCAATGCCAATCAAACACCCGTATATGTAAATCCTGCTAACATCACCGAATACACCGACTGGCAAGATGCGCTATACCGTGATGCCTGGATGGGTAATTATCAGGTAAGCTTTTCAGGAGGAGATGCCAAATCCAGATTTAATATTTCCGGCGGATACTTTAATCAAGACGGTATCGTAATCAGTTCGGATTTTAAAAGATACTCCTTCCGCGTTAATGCAGAAAGAGATATTACCGAACGCTTAAAAACCGGAGTTTATTTCACGTACTCCAATATTAATACTACAGGAGTGCTGACCAATGCCGGACAAATTGTTCCGGGTGTTACTTACTCAGCTTTGCTCTACAATCCTATTCTGCCTATTTATGATCCTAATACTCCAGGGGGATACCAATTCGAAAATGACCGTGGTAAAGTATTGGGCAACCCAATTGCAGAAGCCAAGGAGTATGTGTCTGTAACAAAGTTGAATCGGTTGATGGGGAATACCTTTGCGCAATACGCCTTTACCAAGGATTTAATTTTCAGGACCAGCTTTGGTATTGATTACTTCAACAACCAGGAAAATAGCTTTGGTCCTAATTTTCTAAAACGTACACAGGCCAGTAACGGAGAAATATCACTAGGTAAAACTACAGGTAATACTTGGCTTAACGAAAACACGTTAACATATAACAAGGCTTTTGCCAATAATCATCGCATGAATGCCGTAGTAGGATTTACGGCACAACGCTTCCTTACCGAAAAATTATTTGTATACGCTTTTGACCTTCCATCAAATCATACGGGATATCACAATATTGGTAGTGCATTGAAGCCTCAAAAACCTAGCAATACCGAATCATCCTGGAGCATGCTTTCCTATCTAGGTAGAGTAAACTATACCATTAATGATAAATATCTCTTTACACTTACCGGACGAGTAGATGGATCATCCAAGTTTGCAAAAGGCAATCAATATGGATTTTTCCCCTCAGGGGCTTTCGCATGGAGAATTTCTAGAGAAAAGTTCATGCTTGATCAAAATACCATAGATGATTTAAAACTTAGATTAAGTTATGGGGTGATCGGCAACCAGGCTATCCCTCCTTATCAGTCATTGGCTTTAATCGGACCTTTTGGCGAAGGAGTATTTAACAGTCCTAGCGGTGTGGAAGTATATACCGGTAATGAGCCTACATCATACGTGTATAGAAAAATAAAGTGGGAAACTACACGTCAGTTCGATCTGGGTATCGATCTATCGATGCTGAAAAATCGTATTACACTAACCGCCGATTACTATAAAAAGAAAACAAACGATCTATTACTGACTACCCCTATCCCACTGACTTCGGGCTTTGCTACCTCCATGTTAAACATCGGCAACATCGATAACTGGGGGCTTGAACTGGATTTAAGAACCATCAATATACAGAAAAAGCTCACCTGGACATCGGCAGTCAATTTTGCTATGAACCGCAATACCATCACTAAGCTTAATGACGATAACGACATTTATTTGCTGGGAGCGTTGGTGTTGCGTGAAGGACAATCCATAGGAACCTTCTACGGATATAAGTTTGCCGGTATTTTCCAAAGCGATGAAGAAGCAGCGAATAGTCCGGTATTAGTAGGTCAAGAGCCTACCAGCCCCAACCCTGCTTCCAGAGCACGTGCCGGAGACCGTAAATATCATGATTTAAACAACGACGGAAAGATCGATGAAAACGACCGCACAATTCTAGGCACAGCAGTACCTAAGTTTACTATGGGACTGTCCAATACCCTACAATATAAAAATTTTGATCTCAGCATTTTTGTACATGGCTCATATGGCAACAAGTTGGCCAACTTCAACAATCTAGACTTATTGAACTTCACAGGTCAGCACAATGTGTTGCGCGAAGCAGCTTTAAACAGATGGACACCTACCAACCCTTCTAATAAATATCCGCGTGCATTGGCTGCCGGAAGTATGGATCAGGGACTGATATCGGATGTTATTATCGAAGATGCATCGTTTATTAGAGTGCGTAATATCAGCTTAGGGTATCGCTTACCTACCAATCTGTTGAAGAAAATAAAAGTGCAACAACTGAAAGTGTATTTCAGTGGTAGCAATTTGTTCACGTTTACCAAATACACTGGATTTGATCCCGAGGCCAATACTTACGGACAAAGCACCACACTAATAGGCATTGATCAGGGAGGATATCCGCAAGCCAAAATGTTGCAATTCGGAATTAACGCCACTTTCTAA
- the purR gene encoding HTH-type transcriptional repressor PurR, translating to MSNNGKRSVGVKEIARRANVSIGTVDRVLHNRGGVSEKTKEKIIAVIKELNYQPNILARRLASGRTIHLFTLIPAVSDETDYWDVPLQGIIQAENEIKLYDVKVSKFFFDMNDRKSFVERYQQILQEEQIDGVLLAPAFIEEAIAFTNVCQQRNIPFVFINSDIRNQKSLCYFGPDLFYSGYSVAHLVRYLTSENDKILVMNISKDVASDHHILRKEEGFRKYFIEKQISQTIITKNLTQTDYDSVKAGLDEVLQQYPDIRLVFVTNSRVSLVAQYFESKGKGNILLVGYDFITRNIEYLNKEIIDFLICEKPQEQAYRGVKALYHYIMFEENIEKDFYMPIDIIHKGNQKFYRN from the coding sequence ATGAGTAATAACGGGAAGAGGTCAGTAGGAGTGAAAGAAATTGCCCGCCGTGCTAACGTCTCGATCGGTACGGTAGATCGTGTGTTGCATAATAGGGGTGGAGTGTCCGAAAAAACGAAGGAGAAGATCATAGCTGTTATAAAAGAATTGAACTATCAGCCGAACATTTTAGCGCGTCGTCTAGCATCGGGAAGAACAATTCATTTGTTTACGCTCATTCCTGCCGTATCGGATGAAACAGATTATTGGGATGTGCCTTTACAGGGAATTATACAAGCGGAAAACGAAATTAAGCTGTATGATGTTAAAGTAAGCAAGTTCTTTTTTGATATGAACGACCGAAAGTCTTTCGTAGAACGATATCAACAGATTTTACAGGAAGAGCAAATTGATGGAGTGTTATTGGCACCGGCGTTTATTGAAGAGGCTATAGCATTTACCAATGTATGTCAGCAGCGCAACATTCCCTTTGTATTTATTAATTCCGATATCCGTAATCAGAAAAGCCTATGCTATTTTGGTCCGGATCTTTTTTACAGTGGATATTCAGTGGCACATTTAGTGCGCTATTTAACATCCGAAAATGACAAGATACTCGTCATGAATATTTCCAAAGACGTTGCTTCTGATCACCACATTTTGCGTAAGGAAGAAGGTTTCAGGAAATACTTTATTGAGAAACAAATATCTCAAACCATCATTACTAAAAATCTTACACAAACAGATTATGACTCTGTAAAAGCCGGACTGGATGAGGTATTGCAACAATACCCTGATATCCGATTAGTATTTGTTACCAACTCAAGGGTGTCGTTGGTGGCACAGTATTTTGAATCAAAGGGAAAAGGAAATATTCTCTTAGTAGGGTATGACTTTATTACACGAAATATTGAGTATTTAAATAAAGAAATAATCGACTTTTTAATTTGTGAAAAACCACAGGAGCAGGCATATCGAGGTGTAAAGGCTTTATATCACTATATCATGTTTGAGGAAAATATTGAAAAGGATTTCTATATGCCGATTGATATTATCCATAAAGGGAATCAGAAATTTTATCGGAACTAA
- a CDS encoding SusD-like protein P25: protein MKKILSIYLLSALLLFSGCSKFLEEDPKHLITIENYYATEADAISAVNSLYAYLNSISTGSTAGVYHSTFWVTTGLASDEMENRQVAAPYFDLISNFTVNSSNPALEEIWTMHYKVITLANICTNRIPKIQMNEALRNRLVGEAKFLRALIYFNLVRMFGNVPLLLNEDEDLYPTNTPVADIYNAIENDLTDAIAVLPLNYPPGNGRGRATRGAAYALRAKMYLTNQQWQKAADDCREVIQSNEYDLWEDFAEVFKHRNRGGKEAVFSVGFGDANGAIIFWEVGQFNVRLLPPELSVEGVQNAQGWQVPTMYLYNAYENGDRRKEVTFITEINNNGIIETIRPYVQKYWDREMEPKGNESSNDFPVIRYADVLLMYAEANNELDRSSIAHEYINKIRKRARFNGTTYLPVVPDYSGLSKEQMREAILKERFLELAFEGHRYFDLVRTNQLIQKVPLAKPGVTPTAKHYLMPIPLRELDTNPNLKQNDLHTSGN, encoded by the coding sequence ATGAAAAAGATACTTTCTATATACCTATTATCAGCACTCCTCCTGTTTTCAGGTTGTAGTAAATTTTTGGAAGAAGATCCCAAACATCTCATTACTATTGAAAATTACTACGCCACAGAAGCTGATGCCATCAGTGCTGTCAACTCGCTGTATGCTTATCTCAACTCTATCAGCACAGGCTCTACAGCCGGAGTGTATCATAGCACTTTTTGGGTAACTACAGGTTTGGCAAGTGATGAAATGGAGAACCGTCAGGTAGCCGCTCCATATTTTGATTTAATCTCCAACTTCACTGTTAACTCATCCAATCCAGCTCTTGAAGAGATTTGGACCATGCATTACAAAGTAATCACACTGGCAAATATTTGCACCAACCGTATCCCCAAGATTCAGATGAACGAAGCATTACGCAATCGGTTAGTCGGTGAAGCTAAGTTTCTGCGGGCACTGATTTATTTCAATCTGGTGCGCATGTTTGGCAATGTGCCGCTACTTTTAAACGAGGATGAAGATTTATATCCCACCAATACGCCTGTTGCCGATATCTACAACGCCATCGAAAATGATTTAACCGATGCCATTGCCGTATTACCACTGAATTATCCTCCAGGTAACGGGCGAGGAAGAGCTACCCGCGGTGCGGCATACGCATTAAGAGCCAAAATGTATCTCACCAACCAACAATGGCAAAAGGCAGCTGATGATTGCAGGGAAGTCATTCAATCGAACGAGTATGATTTGTGGGAAGACTTTGCAGAAGTATTCAAACATCGCAATAGAGGAGGAAAAGAAGCCGTATTTTCTGTAGGCTTCGGAGATGCCAACGGTGCCATCATATTTTGGGAAGTAGGACAATTTAACGTACGCTTACTTCCACCTGAGCTGTCTGTAGAAGGTGTGCAGAATGCACAGGGATGGCAGGTTCCTACTATGTATCTCTACAATGCTTATGAGAATGGCGATCGTCGCAAGGAAGTGACTTTTATTACAGAAATAAACAATAATGGCATCATCGAAACCATCCGCCCATATGTACAGAAATATTGGGATAGAGAGATGGAACCTAAAGGCAACGAGTCATCCAACGATTTTCCAGTGATACGTTATGCTGATGTACTCCTCATGTATGCCGAAGCTAATAACGAGCTGGACAGGAGTAGCATTGCACATGAATATATCAACAAAATCAGAAAAAGAGCACGCTTTAACGGCACTACCTATTTGCCCGTAGTTCCGGATTATTCAGGACTGAGTAAAGAGCAAATGCGAGAAGCTATCTTAAAAGAACGCTTTTTAGAACTGGCCTTTGAGGGGCACCGCTATTTTGATTTGGTACGCACCAATCAGCTTATTCAAAAAGTACCATTGGCCAAACCGGGGGTTACACCTACCGCTAAACATTATCTAATGCCAATTCCATTAAGAGAACTGGACACTAATCCGAATTTAAAACAAAACGATTTACATACATCTGGGAATTAA
- the araE gene encoding Arabinose-proton symporter codes for MNTPSKKSFLYKCTIVAAVGGFLFGYDTAVVSGAIGYMETYFTLDAAAKGWAASCALIGCMLGAMVAGMLSDSWGRKKVLQLAALAFAVSSLGILIPMNFTGFILFRLIGGIGIGLASILAPLYISEIAPAESRGRLVSIYQLGIVIGILVIYFVNAGIASLNSGEWNTHTGWRWMFGSGLLPSVIFLLLLINVPESPRWLVQKNQIASAEAILLKINNADVAAAELANIQAAIAEKQISLSELWSTGFRKALIIGVILAILSQITGINVIMYYAPEIFKQTGADTESSFMQTIIVGTINFLMTLVAIRYVDRWGRKKLLLIGSLGMAICLLIVGACFYYNIEQAWLLLVAILAYISFFAISLGPLTFVVVSEIFPNPVRGRAMSVSIFFLWLSVYVVSQTFPMLLESLGAAYTFWIYMILSAVAFLFVVKFIPETKGKSLEEIEHLWR; via the coding sequence ATGAATACACCGTCCAAAAAAAGCTTCTTATATAAATGCACTATTGTGGCTGCTGTAGGCGGTTTTCTGTTCGGATATGACACAGCTGTTGTATCGGGTGCGATTGGTTATATGGAGACTTATTTCACGCTGGATGCAGCTGCTAAAGGATGGGCTGCTTCTTGTGCGCTTATTGGCTGTATGTTGGGAGCCATGGTAGCCGGAATGTTAAGTGATTCGTGGGGCAGAAAAAAAGTATTACAATTGGCAGCCTTGGCATTTGCCGTTTCATCGCTGGGCATACTGATTCCTATGAACTTTACAGGATTCATCCTTTTTAGGCTCATCGGCGGAATAGGCATCGGATTGGCTTCCATCCTCGCCCCTTTGTATATTTCAGAAATTGCCCCTGCAGAAAGCAGGGGCCGATTGGTATCGATTTATCAATTAGGAATTGTCATCGGCATCTTAGTAATCTATTTTGTTAATGCCGGTATTGCCTCACTAAATAGTGGAGAATGGAATACGCACACCGGATGGCGCTGGATGTTCGGCTCCGGACTATTACCATCGGTAATATTCCTCCTACTACTTATCAATGTTCCGGAAAGTCCGCGTTGGTTAGTTCAAAAAAATCAGATTGCATCCGCTGAAGCTATTCTACTAAAAATTAATAATGCCGATGTCGCCGCCGCAGAATTAGCAAATATTCAAGCTGCAATTGCTGAGAAGCAGATTTCTTTATCCGAATTATGGAGTACCGGCTTTAGAAAGGCATTGATCATCGGTGTTATACTCGCCATCTTATCTCAAATAACAGGCATTAATGTCATCATGTATTATGCACCGGAAATTTTCAAACAAACCGGCGCAGATACCGAGAGTTCTTTCATGCAAACTATTATCGTGGGCACCATCAATTTTCTGATGACTTTAGTAGCTATTCGGTATGTAGATAGATGGGGCAGAAAAAAGCTGTTGCTGATAGGATCGCTTGGCATGGCTATTTGTCTTCTAATCGTAGGGGCATGCTTTTACTATAATATCGAACAGGCATGGCTTTTGCTTGTTGCTATTCTGGCTTATATTTCTTTTTTCGCGATTTCTCTGGGACCACTCACCTTTGTGGTAGTAAGTGAAATCTTTCCTAACCCTGTGAGAGGAAGAGCTATGAGTGTATCCATATTCTTTCTTTGGCTTTCGGTATACGTGGTTTCCCAGACCTTTCCAATGCTGTTAGAATCACTTGGCGCTGCTTATACCTTCTGGATATATATGATACTATCGGCGGTAGCATTTCTGTTTGTCGTGAAGTTTATTCCTGAAACAAAAGGAAAATCCTTAGAAGAAATAGAACATCTCTGGAGATAA
- the nagB_3 gene encoding Glucosamine-6-phosphate deaminase: MEKEYYVDRLKIKKYSSRKEMGAAAAVEVGQMLRHLLEHKELVSVVFASAPSQNEFLDGLRNYQGIDWSRVVAFHMDEYIGLEAVHPQSFAYFLNDRLFSHVPISKFFYIDGCAQNVEEECKRYEQLLKEYKVDIVCMGIGENTHIAFNDPHVADFSDPKWVKVVDLDEASRRQQVNDGCFERIEQVPTHALTLTIPALLSGAHLFCIVPGKNKAIAVQQTLYEDISELYPSTVLRKHDNAILYLDAESASRVVMKDVT, from the coding sequence ATGGAAAAAGAGTATTATGTAGATAGATTAAAAATCAAAAAGTACAGTAGCAGAAAAGAAATGGGGGCTGCTGCGGCTGTAGAGGTAGGACAGATGCTTAGGCATCTGTTAGAACACAAGGAACTCGTTTCAGTAGTGTTTGCCTCTGCGCCATCTCAGAATGAATTCCTAGATGGATTGCGCAACTATCAAGGAATAGACTGGAGCCGGGTTGTGGCTTTTCATATGGATGAGTATATCGGATTGGAAGCAGTGCATCCTCAAAGCTTTGCCTATTTTCTTAATGACAGACTGTTTAGTCACGTTCCTATTAGTAAGTTTTTTTATATCGATGGATGCGCTCAAAATGTAGAGGAAGAATGTAAACGTTATGAGCAACTGCTGAAAGAGTATAAAGTAGATATTGTATGTATGGGAATAGGTGAAAATACCCATATCGCATTTAATGATCCTCATGTTGCAGACTTTAGCGACCCCAAGTGGGTAAAGGTTGTAGATCTCGATGAAGCCAGTCGCAGGCAGCAAGTAAATGACGGATGTTTCGAACGTATAGAACAGGTCCCCACGCATGCCCTTACGCTTACGATTCCGGCACTTTTAAGTGGAGCACATTTGTTTTGTATCGTTCCTGGAAAAAATAAAGCCATCGCGGTACAGCAAACTCTTTATGAAGATATTTCTGAGCTATATCCTTCAACTGTATTGAGAAAGCATGATAATGCTATACTTTATCTGGATGCGGAGAGTGCATCCCGTGTTGTTATGAAGGATGTGACATAG